Part of the Hevea brasiliensis isolate MT/VB/25A 57/8 chromosome 16, ASM3005281v1, whole genome shotgun sequence genome is shown below.
ATCATTTATTTTGATTCTTTATGTAATCAGTACAGGTTGCATCAAAGAGGTTCCAATTCTGATAGCAAAACCTCAGGCATACATGAACTTTAGTGGGGAATCGGTTAGTTCTATCTCTTGTTTGACAGCTTGATTTGACTTTGTCATTACAATTTCTTGGTTTTTACTTCTTGACATGTATGGCTATTTAATATTAGCTTTAGTGATTATGGGACACTGATATCCTTTGGAAATTAACTAGATAAAGTATAATCAGGATATCATGCAAGTGATATCATCCTTTATCACAAATGAATCTGTTATAGGGGATGGTAGCAATCATTATGATTTATAGCATTAAACATTTTGGATTTTAGTATCCTTGCAGATGAGCCAATGCAACCAATATCTATTATGGCCTTTGGATGGTATGTGCATCAGCAACTATGTAATGCATTATCAAGCTTCTCAATTGCTAATTTCTATGTGGCATccagaatttttttatttttttgtatgcAGCTGAACTTCAGCAATGCGTTGAACAACTCAAAATGCAACCTCAAAATATAATgggaaaataagaaagaaaattttgatgCACTGAATTTAGATTATCTGAAAACAATTTTAAGTACTCTATTTGATGATGTGTCTCACGTCgattctgcagggaggtcttgggtattacatatatgggtttgcaaacctccccttgtaaGCTAGCTTTTGAACCTCAAAATATAATgggaaaataagaaagaaaattttgatgCACTGAATTTAGATTATCTGAAAACAATTTTAAGTACTCTATTTGATAATGTGTCTCACGTCGATTCTGTAGGGAGGTCTTGGGTATTacatatatgggtttgcaaacctccccttgtaaGCTAGCTTTTGAAGTGGAGTTTTGCATCAGAGCCTCACTTTGCATGAATTGATAGACCATATACAAAGGTTCCTTGATGTTCTTTGGGAGAGGTTGGGGTGAACAAGTCATAACTCTGGTTGCTTCACGAGGACGTTCAGTTTAAAGAGGTCGGGAATGATGCGTCCTACATCGGTTCTGCAGgaaggtcttgggtgttatatatatgagttTGCAAACCTTTCCTTATGTGCTAGCTTTTGAAGTGGAGTTAAGTAGGTTCATATCACCATTCATCCTTTTTGTATTGTGGAAAAAGTATATGCATCACTGTTATTCAAATCTGAGAAGCATTTGTTATCAATGTCAACCTAAATTGCATATGCCAGAATATTAGTAGATTTTATTGTAAAAAGCTGAGTGCTGATGGGATTACCTAGATTTGAGCAATACTTTGATGTGCAGAAATTACTTCAGTTGATTTACACATTGTGATATTTTGCTTTGAGGATGTGAATAAAATTAGAATGCCAGGGATTTTTGTTGCTAAATATGATTTTAAATAGAGTTGAACATGAAAGAGATGCAAGGAATCACTGGTCTATCAGGTTGAGAAATTTTTGGTAACCGAGTTAGTCTTTTATCTTTTTTACCCCCTTTCACTTACATTGGATTTATAAGTTGTATTAGATTCTGGCCACCATAAGTAGCTGATTTGCTTgatgcttaaccttttcttctcttttcattATTGCCTAGGTTGGACCACTTGCTGCTCATTATCAAGTGCCTTTGTGTCATATTTTATTGGTATGCATTTTAATAATATACAGCAGTGTATATGAACTATCAGTTACATtttaataattacattttaataacTTTCGGAGAAGAGCAACACTGTATGTGACCTAACTTGACTATCAGTGTATGTGAACTATCAGTTGATCTCTGTTACTGATAGTCACTGCATTAGTGTTACTCCGCAATTTCTTTCAGTGCAGGGGTCATATTTTCTAAATCCACCTTTACTTTCCTTACTACATTAAATCAAATTCCATCCAACTTCTTTAATATAATTGTGATGAATGATGATGTCTTCATGTAGATGCATCCATGGGGGACACAATTGACTAGATAATTTTGAATTCTTGTCTTTTCATGCAAAGAACTtccaactcttttttttttttttttttccttcctgtTTTTGTCAAATTGAAAACCAGGAGATAAATAGAACTATAACTTTTGATATCTTGCTACAGAGTGAAAGTGTGATCGACCATTTGCATGGTTGCCAGGAATTTCCTCAACTGTGTTTAGGTTGGTTAGTCACATTTATTCCCGTTTTTGACATGAATATTTTATCTACTTGAAGATTGTTTCTTATTTATGCTGtgaaaactttcatttcttgaagGTATTGGAAATCCACCTGACACCATGGACATGAAGGCTTTTCTTCTACAGGAGTTCAGTTCAACAGAGAGAGAACCAAGTATATAATTGCCGTGTGAAACTCCAATATAAATTGTTTTCACCTTTTTCTATGGCTGAGTTTTAATCATTGAAAATAATTGAGGCATgctatttcatgaaaaataatcAAATCATGTTATCTTATGAAAAAACATTTAAACTCTATTATATATGAAACATCTTACTGTTAAGGTGGCTAGTTAAAACAGTTTTACTTGATGTTAAATGATTGTGGAAACTGGAATGCACCATGAAAAATTCACCTCCATACAATTGTTTAGCACTCCAATGCTCATATGTAGCATGTAGATGGTCAGCGTAGATGGGTGCATTTCGAATTTCCAACATCAGTGCTGAAACCTTTCAACTTTTTAACTGACACTTGACAGATCTAGTTTTAtgtattataataatttatttttaaaatttaaatagacTACTTcagtatataattaataataaattctaataaaaattattctattaataaaaaattaagtctttaaaattaaattataaaataaacttgAATTAATGATCCCGGTTAATTCAATCTTTCAGCCGGATGAAGTGGGTCTGATAAATATGGAATATTTAGGATCAATAATGCAAACCTAAGATTAGGGCTGTGCACGGTTCTTGGAAGAATTGAACTGAATAGAAGAATTGTATCAAACCAATATGAATCATATTGAAtcgaaattttttaatattttggttcgattttgatttttcactttgaatcgaactgaaattatactgaaatcaaattaaaatcgtAGCAAACTAGAATTGAACCTAGaactgaatttatatatatatatttttatgttttttttaatatattatatacttttaatataattagatatttttatatgtgtatatataattatgaactaaataaaataaatattatatttcatttttttatattttttaatattttagttataaatgtattaaattatcttataatttttaattattaatgtactattatattatgtaatatatttaatcataaattatatatgtattttgtatttatagattatataatttaaaaataattaaaaaatatattatatattaataactcaatttaaaatttaaatattaatttaagtataaattttttaaaaaataattaaataaaattattttaataattaaaaattaaattaaaattaaagaataaagaatcatattaaattaaaattaaaataataaaaaattaaattaaaactatacaaaaatttcaattcaattcataTTTTTAAGTAAATCCTACACCATACACCTTACCTGAGACCTGGCCTGCCATATGCAAAGCCTTGAAAAGGCAGCCTGTGCACACTATCTTTTTGTCAAAATTCCAACAAAAGTCCTTTTTACTTTCAactaacaaaaaaaatatatatatatctttaacTAAGagaaaaggataaaaaaaaaaaaaaaccctgaaGCGATCGCTATTGATCTCATCAAGAAACGCAAATAAAAAAACCATCGTCAGAATCCACATCAGATCAAGCGGCAGCTGTAGAATCCTCTGTGATTCAAATCGTTCTTCTGCTTAAAAAAGGGACCCACCTCAACAATAACGTTGAAGTATGGGGAGAAGAAAAAAAGGGTTGGTTTTCTCTCTCTGCCTCCCACACTTTTTATTAGACCGTTGTAAAATCAATTTCTTTAAGCATGCTCTCCCAAAAGAAACTACGAAAACAATTAATAAAAACACAGAACCAAGAAACTGACCCATCTCTCAAATCCATCAACAATGGCGGAAGAAAACCCCACTCTTCAATCTCTCTTCCATGCACTTGACCCCATGTCTCTAATCCTTTCCCACAATTCCTTAGACTCTCACCAACCGGTCCCTCTGAAACTCACCACAGATAGCTACATCATGGAGAGAGGACCAAGATACAGAGCATATGCAGAGTTGCGAGAATCAAAGCTGAGAATGAAGATCTTAAGGCAACAAGAAAGAGATGAGAGTGATTTTAAACAAACACCACCGAAGAAACAGGTCAAATTTCAAGCCAATTTAACTAGTTCAAGAAAAGGGTCTTCTGTTTTGGCCCAGTCAGTGCCAGATTTCTCAGCTACTTTAAGAAAAGAGAATCGAAAGCCGAAGCCAGAGTGGACACCTCCATCAAAGAATTGGTCAACGATAAATGGGATTCTGTCGAATTCTAGAGGAAGTAAGTCAGCGAGCGCTGGAGAGAAAAAGAATGGAAATGGGGGACTAATGTCGAGAAATAGCTGTGCAAGTGTTGAAGCATTGAAGGGATTGTCAATGGCTGCAGCCACCGCTATTAATTGCGAAAACAGGGGAGGAAGAGGTGGCAGAGTAATTGGCAAGACTGTGTTGGGTTTGAGGCAGTTCTGACTTTGAATCCATGGTGATTCTACAAATGATGTGAGAgatttgttattttcttttaatttcattttcttggGTTCTTAATTGGATGTGGCGTTATGAGAGGTTTTCTTTGTTACTGCTACGATTCTTTGTTTAGTTGAGAGATTTGCTTATGGTGGATTGTAAAGCTCtggatgtaatcatgtttaacttATGATTAAGCTCATTCACtaacaaaaataaataagcaaataaataaaactcattaaCTAAATTAAGGGGTGAATCTTGTTTAACCTCCAAATCTATTACtgtattttagaattaattattcattaatttcaattaatgatAGAATTTATATCaccgttaaaaaaataaaatttaaatattcacTTAAATAAAAAACACATATTTAGATGGCCCATCAAAGCCCATAACGCGAAACCTGTCTAAAGCACAAAGCCGTAGGCCCATAGCCCATCTCCATCCTGCCCTCCTGCAGTAACAACCAAGCCGAAACGACTCTGCCCCTTTTCCCTCCAACTCTTTCCGCTGAAACGGAAGGCCACGTCCGATACTGTGTTCTCTTTCTTTCAGCTCTCTGGGAGGAAATTCCGACGTCTGTAcgttctctctcttctctctgtaACCTAGATTTCGGTATATAAAAACTATATATACAAAAGTGTATGTAGAGGCACTAATGGAAGGGCAAGACATGAGATGATCAGTTTCATGGTGCAATTGCAGATCTTCGAGTACAAATGAAGTGCCCTAATAGCGATGGAGGGCAAGAATTGCTTTGCCATAGCGAGCGATTGGCGACTCGGCGTCCAGCTTCAAGCAATCGCTACTGATTTTCAGAGAATCTACAAAGTCCCCGACAGGCGCTTTCTTGGTATATCCGGCCTAGCAACCGATACTTAAACTCTGTATATTCACTCatctttacttttatttttatcgCCTCTCTATTAAATCTTATGAGTTTGCATTGTTTTGGCTCCTATTGTCGTGTGTGCTGGCTTTTTGGCGGGTTTCTCTTCATTTTGCTGTATGTTTGTTTTTCAAGGGTTAGGAATGTGAATAATATGTAGGTATCAGTGGTACCAGTTGCAAGAAGAGAGGGACATGGAGCCTCCTTTATGAGAAAAGTTTGTAACTTACATAATTCCGTTTGAACTAGTTCCATTTGAAGTCTTCTTATAGCACAACTGGTTTGCATGCACGGAAATAAATGAAGATGTTACTCTTTCTCAGGTCTGGTCCCTATTTCTGCCAGCCTGAAATTGCAGGATTGAGTGATGAAGACAAGCCATTCATTTGCACAATGAAAATGGATACAATTGGAGCCAAGTTTGTTAGATTTCTTCTCTCTTTTCATTATTTGGAACTATAGGGTAGACGTGGCTATGGTGATGGTCCGGTTCAAAACACAACTGTTCCAACCTGAGACTGAAATCGGATCAAATTGGTCAAAATAGATTTGATCAAAACTGGTTTTTAACTGGGTCAGAACCAGTTTGATTCAAAACTgcattttttagaaaataaaatgtttgaaaaacCTTAACCGAACAGGAACAGGAACGTAATCGGAGGGGACCTTTTGTTTCACTTTCTGTACCCTGAACCTTGAACAAAAATCGCCTGTTCCAACCCAATGGCCACCCACCCCTGTAGGCTAGACTTGGCCATGTTGATGGTCCGGTTCAAAACACAACTGTTCCAACCTGAGACTGAAATCGGATCAAATTGGTCAAAATAGATTTGATCAAAACTGGTCTTGAAGTGGATCAGAACCAGTTTGATTCAAAActgcattttttaaaaaataaaatatttgaaaaacTTTAACTGAACAGGAACAGGAACCATAACCGGAGGGGACCTTTTGTTTCAGTTTCTATACCCTGAACCTTGAACAAAAATAGCCTGTTCCAACCCAAGGCCACCCACCCCTACTAGAGAGGTCTCAACATGCAGAGTTCTTATTGAACTTGAATGTGCTAGCGTCCATAGACGATGCCATCATTGGTCTAGTTTGTTTTCATAATAGATTGCAAATATGT
Proteins encoded:
- the LOC110637860 gene encoding proteasome subunit beta type-3-A-like, with amino-acid sequence MEGKNCFAIASDWRLGVQLQAIATDFQRIYKVPDRRFLGISGTSCKKRGTWSLLYEKSLSGPYFCQPEIAGLSDEDKPFICTMKMDTIGAKNANELYLLTVGGHKLVLLTSLFNSAKVFVVAGTASESLYGACEAMFKPDMRYFVSNSGKHD
- the LOC110637861 gene encoding uncharacterized protein LOC110637861; amino-acid sequence: MAEENPTLQSLFHALDPMSLILSHNSLDSHQPVPLKLTTDSYIMERGPRYRAYAELRESKLRMKILRQQERDESDFKQTPPKKQVKFQANLTSSRKGSSVLAQSVPDFSATLRKENRKPKPEWTPPSKNWSTINGILSNSRGSKSASAGEKKNGNGGLMSRNSCASVEALKGLSMAAATAINCENRGGRGGRVIGKTVLGLRQF